The following are from one region of the Gammaproteobacteria bacterium genome:
- a CDS encoding MotA/TolQ/ExbB proton channel family protein, whose translation ISVGIVLLYITTTIHCARRAYFISAQTDYAQAVEAIIRSQPSMKLQLINARVHVTSQRPLPDSLITDYIGDLLRKVSGTRRSSDAEAFKSELTELYAGKLKGPHEIGWFIADITLKLGLLGTIIGFILMLGSVAGTSDFDVSTMQKILTDMSSGMGTALYTTLAGLVASMLLAAQYHMMDRGADELIDRTTRLTEVFILPTLIRAR comes from the coding sequence ATCTCAGTCGGGATCGTCCTTCTGTATATAACTACAACAATCCACTGTGCAAGGCGTGCCTACTTTATCTCCGCCCAAACTGACTACGCACAAGCAGTTGAGGCCATCATACGCAGTCAACCCTCGATGAAATTGCAGCTCATCAACGCGCGTGTTCACGTGACTAGCCAGCGTCCCTTACCAGATAGTTTGATTACCGACTACATCGGCGACCTCCTGCGCAAGGTCAGCGGCACACGACGGTCTAGTGATGCGGAAGCATTCAAATCTGAACTGACAGAACTTTATGCAGGCAAGCTCAAAGGGCCCCATGAAATTGGCTGGTTTATAGCTGACATTACTTTGAAATTGGGCCTGCTTGGCACAATCATCGGGTTCATCCTCATGCTTGGCTCTGTTGCAGGAACCTCAGACTTTGACGTCAGTACAATGCAAAAGATTCTCACGGACATGAGTAGTGGCATGGGAACAGCTTTGTACACGACGCTCGCCGGCTTGGTGGCTAGCATGTTACTGGCGGCTCAATACCATATGATGGATCGTGGTGCTGACGAGTTAATCGATAGGACTACCCGCCTTACTGAAGTCTTCATATTGCCCACTCTGATACGAGCTCGGTAG
- a CDS encoding FHA domain-containing protein, giving the protein MLSTDVTVPALPLAEFRLPGYDSVANAKQVPTIVTVSKDPSAPGHQTIQVANQTPSSKRWLWYSIPIAVIILVLLTIGALGFLWHRREVERIHQAAKPSAHLVLQGHDETRYPIMASTWRIGRSKHNEVVLKHHSISSRHAEIHQTHHGGYRIVDLDSLNGIYVNDKKVKSCSLAEGDIIDMGDVRLRFTFDAGDYPVEEATLRLHTKGP; this is encoded by the coding sequence ATGCTGAGCACTGATGTCACGGTGCCGGCCTTGCCATTGGCTGAGTTTCGTCTTCCCGGCTACGACAGTGTGGCCAATGCTAAGCAAGTTCCAACAATTGTAACGGTGTCCAAAGATCCGTCAGCACCTGGCCACCAAACAATTCAGGTGGCGAATCAAACACCTTCAAGCAAGCGATGGCTCTGGTACAGCATCCCCATAGCGGTGATCATTCTGGTCCTTCTGACAATCGGGGCTCTGGGATTTCTTTGGCACCGCCGTGAGGTGGAACGCATTCACCAGGCGGCAAAGCCTTCTGCCCATCTCGTCCTGCAAGGTCATGATGAGACCCGATATCCTATTATGGCTTCAACCTGGCGCATCGGGCGCAGCAAGCATAACGAAGTGGTGCTTAAACATCACTCCATATCAAGCCGACACGCGGAGATCCACCAAACGCACCACGGAGGCTATAGAATTGTTGATCTCGATTCACTGAATGGCATTTATGTAAACGATAAAAAGGTAAAGAGCTGCAGTCTTGCCGAGGGAGATATCATTGATATGGGCGACGTGCGTCTTCGCTTTACGTTCGATGCAGGCGACTATCCAGTTGAAGAGGCTACATTGAGGCTACACACTAAGGGGCCATAA